In Flavobacterium sp. N1736, the following are encoded in one genomic region:
- a CDS encoding PepSY domain-containing protein translates to MTLSVWRYAHLSLAVFSSLFLILASVTGTVLAVDAAQEKIQPYSVPNFGDLTVAQTLPTWRKNFMEVTEISIDHNKFTTLKGLDDDGNDIDAYINPETGKILGKPQKKSDFIQWVTSLHRSLFLHETGRFFIGVNSFLLFLIVLSGIALVVQRQKGFRRFFSKIVKDNFTQYYHVVLGRLMLIPIFIIALSGTYLSLLRFKVFTEKPIQPKEIQANTKVSKQQNIANFDIFKKTKLSEVQKIEFPFDTEDPEEVFILKLTDRELKVNQFTGQIVAETLYPATILFENLSLDLHTGRANIVWAIVLALASLNIMFFIYSGFSMTFKRKETRIKNKHKAKDSRFILLAGSENGSTFRFANAIHTQLIANGYSSYLGGLNQYAAFPEAEHIIIFTSTHGLGDAPSNGGKFLSLINQYPQGKKVNISVVGFGSKSYADFCGFAKEIDNHLIKQAWANRILDLHTIDDKSPAQFTDWVKNWNQQTGINLATAPATYAQKPTGLQKMIVTEKTVLSEKDHTFMLTLRSRKKIKFTSGDLLAIYPDGDGRDRFYSISKSNGNIQLVIKLHPHGFGSRYLYNLESDFVIKARIVHNEAFHFPKKTQKVALIANGTGIAPFLGMIEGNKNKTETHLYCGFRNETEAVIKYKQFAESQIQNENLKSFHIAFSREQNQCYVMDLIQKDADFFANLLKENGKIMICGSLAMQQDVEKVLETICMENKTDLAHYKANKQILADCY, encoded by the coding sequence ATGACATTATCCGTTTGGAGATACGCGCATTTAAGTCTCGCTGTATTTTCTTCTCTATTTCTAATTTTGGCATCAGTTACAGGAACTGTACTTGCCGTAGACGCTGCACAGGAGAAAATACAGCCTTATAGCGTACCAAATTTTGGTGATTTGACGGTTGCACAAACACTTCCCACATGGCGTAAAAACTTTATGGAAGTGACCGAAATCAGCATTGATCACAATAAATTTACAACACTAAAAGGTCTTGATGACGACGGTAATGATATTGACGCATACATAAATCCAGAAACGGGAAAAATTCTTGGCAAACCCCAAAAGAAAAGCGATTTTATACAATGGGTAACCTCCCTGCATCGTTCTCTTTTTTTGCATGAAACAGGACGGTTTTTCATTGGTGTAAATTCATTTTTACTTTTCCTGATTGTACTTTCCGGTATTGCATTAGTTGTACAAAGACAAAAAGGCTTTCGCCGATTTTTCTCTAAAATAGTCAAAGATAATTTTACCCAATATTATCATGTTGTTTTAGGAAGATTAATGCTAATTCCTATTTTTATAATTGCACTTTCCGGAACCTATCTTTCCCTGTTGCGATTTAAGGTTTTCACCGAAAAACCAATTCAGCCCAAAGAAATTCAGGCAAATACAAAAGTTTCAAAACAACAGAATATTGCCAATTTTGATATTTTCAAAAAAACCAAACTGTCTGAAGTTCAAAAAATAGAATTTCCTTTTGATACCGAAGATCCCGAAGAAGTTTTTATACTAAAACTAACAGATCGCGAACTTAAAGTAAATCAGTTTACAGGACAAATCGTTGCCGAAACGCTTTATCCTGCCACTATTTTATTCGAAAATTTAAGCCTTGATCTCCATACCGGACGTGCCAATATTGTTTGGGCAATTGTTCTGGCACTTGCGTCATTAAATATTATGTTCTTTATTTATTCGGGATTTTCGATGACATTTAAACGCAAAGAAACCCGAATTAAAAACAAACATAAAGCAAAAGACAGTCGTTTTATTTTACTCGCCGGATCAGAAAACGGAAGTACTTTTCGTTTTGCAAATGCCATTCACACGCAATTAATTGCCAACGGATATTCTTCGTATTTGGGAGGATTAAATCAATATGCGGCGTTTCCGGAAGCAGAACATATTATTATCTTCACTTCTACACATGGTTTGGGCGATGCGCCTTCAAACGGAGGTAAATTTTTATCACTTATAAATCAATATCCACAAGGAAAAAAAGTCAATATTTCTGTCGTAGGATTTGGTTCTAAATCGTATGCAGATTTTTGTGGTTTTGCCAAAGAAATAGACAACCATCTTATAAAGCAAGCCTGGGCAAACAGAATTTTAGATTTACATACAATCGATGATAAATCGCCTGCACAATTTACAGATTGGGTAAAAAACTGGAATCAACAAACCGGAATAAATCTGGCGACTGCTCCCGCAACTTATGCGCAAAAGCCAACCGGTTTGCAAAAAATGATCGTTACAGAAAAAACAGTATTATCTGAAAAAGACCATACTTTTATGCTGACTTTACGTTCGAGAAAAAAAATCAAATTTACTTCGGGCGATTTACTGGCAATTTATCCTGACGGAGATGGCAGAGATCGTTTTTACTCCATCAGCAAAAGCAACGGCAATATACAATTGGTGATCAAATTACATCCGCATGGTTTTGGCTCCCGATATTTATACAATTTAGAATCTGATTTTGTGATCAAAGCGAGAATTGTTCATAATGAGGCATTTCATTTTCCTAAAAAAACTCAAAAAGTAGCGCTGATCGCCAACGGAACGGGAATTGCCCCATTTCTGGGAATGATTGAAGGAAATAAAAATAAAACAGAAACGCATTTATATTGCGGTTTTAGAAATGAAACCGAAGCTGTTATCAAATACAAACAATTTGCAGAAAGTCAAATTCAGAACGAAAACCTGAAAAGTTTTCACATTGCTTTTTCGCGTGAGCAAAACCAATGTTATGTTATGGATTTGATACAAAAAGACGCTGATTTCTTTGCCAATTTATTAAAAGAGAACGGAAAAATCATGATCTGTGGTTCGCTTGCCATGCAGCAAGATGTCGAAAAAGTATTGGAAACCATTTGCATGGAAAACAAAACTGATCTTGCGCATTATAAAGCCAATAAACAAATACTTGCAGATTGTTATTAG
- a CDS encoding response regulator has protein sequence MKSIIADNPIKILIVDDKKENLLSLQVILADRGYKFVEASSGKDALRILLKNQDFAIILMDVQMPLMDGFETAELIRQSDKLKHVPIIFLTANMNTNEYIFKGYQSGAVDYMIKPLSPEILQAKVMVFTELFRKNQELQAKEEESRALNEIILKANTKLEAQYAAIEKHAEELKKKNTELDAFTYISSHDLQEPLRKIQTFTNLILSNEYPNLSEDGKIKFNRILYSTNRMRELINSLLTFSRTTIVERSFETVDLNAIVADVKEALHENITEKKATIITNLHGSASIIPFQFIQLLENLIYNAIKFAKVDVPLQIEITSRIAKGFELQEEKLSPNVNYCHICFGDNGIGFDAQHNEKIFGVFQKLHSKDVYEGTGIGLAIVKKIVENHNGFINASGEPMKGAKFNIYIPH, from the coding sequence ATGAAAAGTATAATTGCAGATAATCCGATCAAAATTTTGATTGTAGATGACAAAAAAGAAAATCTGCTCTCATTACAGGTAATTCTGGCCGACAGAGGTTATAAATTTGTCGAGGCATCTTCCGGTAAAGATGCCTTGCGAATCCTCTTGAAAAATCAGGATTTTGCCATCATATTAATGGATGTGCAAATGCCGTTGATGGATGGTTTTGAAACAGCCGAGTTAATACGCCAAAGCGATAAATTAAAACATGTTCCGATTATATTTTTGACTGCGAACATGAATACCAACGAATATATTTTTAAAGGATATCAGTCTGGTGCGGTAGATTATATGATTAAGCCTTTATCTCCCGAAATTTTGCAGGCGAAAGTGATGGTTTTTACCGAATTATTCAGGAAAAATCAGGAATTGCAGGCAAAAGAAGAAGAAAGCAGAGCTTTGAACGAAATAATTTTAAAAGCAAATACCAAGCTTGAAGCGCAATATGCTGCAATCGAAAAACATGCCGAAGAACTCAAAAAGAAAAACACTGAACTTGATGCGTTCACCTATATTTCGAGTCATGATCTTCAGGAACCTTTAAGAAAAATCCAGACTTTTACGAATCTTATACTTTCAAACGAATACCCAAATTTATCTGAAGATGGTAAAATAAAATTCAACAGAATTCTATATTCGACTAACAGAATGCGGGAATTGATTAACAGTTTGCTTACTTTTTCGCGTACCACAATTGTCGAAAGAAGTTTTGAAACCGTTGATCTTAATGCGATCGTTGCTGATGTAAAAGAGGCATTGCATGAAAATATAACCGAAAAAAAGGCAACAATTATAACCAATTTGCACGGTTCGGCGAGTATAATTCCGTTTCAGTTTATACAATTATTAGAGAATTTAATTTACAATGCAATTAAATTTGCTAAAGTTGATGTGCCTTTGCAAATTGAAATAACCAGCCGCATTGCTAAAGGTTTTGAATTGCAGGAGGAAAAATTATCTCCAAATGTAAACTATTGTCATATTTGTTTTGGTGATAACGGAATTGGATTTGATGCGCAGCACAACGAAAAAATATTTGGCGTTTTCCAGAAATTACACAGCAAAGATGTCTACGAAGGAACCGGAATAGGTCTTGCAATTGTGAAGAAAATTGTAGAAAATCACAACGGTTTTATAAACGCAAGCGGTGAACCTATGAAAGGTGCGAAATTTAATATTTATATTCCGCATTGA
- a CDS encoding HAMP domain-containing protein, giving the protein MKKASEEFEESVLTDAEFLKILVKVKNGNFTQRFPTDQSGVKRSICDTLNEIIDLNERMVFEFQKVGKSIGKQGKLTNRVALDGARGSWSSCVDSVNTLISDLVHPTIEIAHVITSVAKGNLSQEMPLSIEGNPLQGEFLRIAKEVNGMVKQLNLFSMEVTRVAREVGTEGKLGGQAKVRGVGGVWKDLTDSVNKMASNLTGQVRNIADVTTAVAKGDLSKKITVDVKGEILELKNTINTMVDQLNSFSSEVTRVAREVGTEGKLGGQAQVKGVGGTWKDLTDSVNQMASNLTGQVRNIADVTTAVAKGDLSKKITVDVKGEILELKDTINTMVDQLNSFSSEVTRVSREVGSEGKLGGQARVRGVGGVWKDLTDSVNQMASNLTGQVRNIAEVTTAVAKGDLSKKITVNVAGEILELKNTINTMVDQLNSFGSEVTRVAREVGSEGKLGGQAKVKGVGGTWKDLTDSVNQMASNLTGQVRNIAEVTTAVANGDLSKKITAVAEGEILELKKTINTMVDQLNSFSSEVTRVALEVGTEGKLGGQAKVKGVGGTWKDLTDSVNQMASNLTGQVRNIAEVTTAVAKGDLSRQITVDTKGEILELKNTINTMVGQLNSFASEVTRVAREVGTEGKLGGQAQVEGVGGTWKDLTDSVNQMASNLTGQVRNIAEVTTAVAKGDLSLQITVDVKGEILELKNTINTMVDQLRGFASEVTRVSREVGTEGKLGGQANVPGVAGTWKDLTDSVNQMAGNLTAQVRNIADVAIAVANGDMSRKITVDVRGEILQLKETLNTMVDQLREFASEVTRVAREVGTEGKLGGQANVPGVAGTWKDLTDSVNQMAGNLTTQVRNIAEVTIAVANGDMSKKITADVRGEILQLKETVNTMVDQLRAFASEVTRVAREVGTDGKLGGQAFVPGVAGTWKDLTDSVNQMASNLTDQVRNIAEVTKAVANGDLSKPITVDVKGEILDLKNTFNTMVEQLNSFASEVTRVAREVGTEGKLGGQSEVKGVAGTWKDLTDSVNLMASNLTSQVRGIAKVVTSVAKGNLKQKLSIDAKGEVAQLTDTINEMIDTLATFSDQVTTVAREVGAEGKLGGQANVPGASGTWKNLTENVNQLAANLTTQVRAISEVASAVTQGDLTRTIGVEAKGEVEALKDTINQMISNLKATTLRNQEQDWLKSNLAKFTQMLQGQKELNSVTKKILSELATVVTAQHGLFYILQEDEEFMDSKLNLIASYAYIKRKNSPTQYAMGEGLIGQVAVEKERIILSNVPKDYIKINSGLGDAKPKDVIILPVLFEGQLKAVIELASLDTFSETHLDFLEGLTESIGIVLNTIESNSRTEELLVQSQSLAGELKSQQEVLKNTNEELEEKAFLLANQKEEVELKNQEVEVARKALEEKADQLTLTSKYKSEFLANMSHELRTPLNSLQILANELIANRDGNLSEKQIQFAKTINSCGDDLIQLINDILDLSKIESGYISVDYNPISFDEISQFVASTFNPISAAKHLRFNIIMDENLPELIETDSQRLNQILKNLLSNSFKFTEKGEVKLKIYKANNNWKTNNISLEQAEAVVAFEISDTGIGISKEKQNIIFEAFQQAEGSTSRKYGGTGLGLSISRGLSDLLGGSIELESETNIGSKFTLFLPLKYVHIAEIENIELTEDTDVKGRIKSLPSERFNRSDIDLFFVDEVGDDRTDIKPDDKVLLIAEDNLTFAKIMLEQAHNNGIKAIVTTKGNDVIDFINQFHPHAITMDLNMPDTSGWKILDRLKTDFNLRHIPVYIISGEDERNKGLKRGARNFLLKPVKNDSLTLLFNDIHDFKNKKVKNLLVVDDNETDLNRILDAVNGDDIAVLSAKSAKEAVALISEKSFDCIILDLVLPDADGLDLISDLENNLAGQETAIIVHSAGDVNSKQRARLNRFAHSIILKSKDSIDELIDQTALFMHRVHKELPETMRERIESFYLKEDVLQSKKVLLVDDDVRNLFALTTALERYGLDVISAESGQEAIDMLNEDEAIDIVLMDIMMPEMDGYETMKRIRKDERHKDLTIIAVTAKAMKGDRQRCIESGASDYMTKPVNVEQLSTLMRVWLK; this is encoded by the coding sequence ATGAAAAAAGCAAGCGAAGAATTCGAAGAATCTGTTTTAACAGATGCTGAATTTTTAAAGATTTTAGTTAAGGTTAAAAACGGGAATTTTACCCAGCGTTTTCCAACAGATCAAAGTGGTGTAAAACGTTCTATTTGCGATACTCTAAACGAAATTATAGACCTGAACGAAAGGATGGTTTTTGAATTTCAAAAAGTTGGAAAAAGTATTGGTAAACAAGGAAAACTAACCAATCGTGTGGCACTTGACGGCGCAAGAGGTTCGTGGAGTTCCTGCGTTGATTCTGTAAATACGCTGATTTCAGATCTGGTGCATCCTACAATTGAAATTGCACACGTAATTACATCGGTGGCAAAAGGAAACTTATCTCAGGAAATGCCCCTTTCTATTGAAGGAAACCCGCTTCAGGGAGAATTCCTCAGGATTGCAAAAGAGGTAAACGGAATGGTAAAACAGCTGAATTTGTTCTCGATGGAGGTGACCCGTGTGGCGCGTGAGGTAGGAACCGAAGGAAAACTTGGAGGTCAGGCAAAAGTGCGAGGCGTGGGTGGAGTTTGGAAAGATTTGACCGATTCTGTAAATAAAATGGCTTCGAATTTAACGGGTCAGGTACGTAATATTGCCGATGTAACAACGGCGGTAGCAAAAGGAGATTTATCTAAAAAGATTACCGTAGACGTAAAAGGAGAAATCCTCGAGCTAAAAAATACGATTAACACGATGGTGGATCAGCTGAACTCGTTCTCCTCTGAAGTAACACGTGTGGCGAGAGAGGTAGGAACCGAAGGAAAACTTGGAGGTCAGGCGCAGGTAAAAGGAGTTGGGGGAACCTGGAAAGATTTAACAGATTCTGTAAACCAAATGGCGTCGAACTTAACAGGTCAGGTACGTAATATTGCCGATGTAACAACGGCGGTGGCAAAAGGAGATCTTTCGAAAAAAATTACCGTAGACGTAAAAGGAGAAATCCTCGAGCTAAAAGATACGATTAACACCATGGTGGATCAGCTGAACTCTTTCTCATCAGAGGTAACGCGTGTATCACGTGAAGTAGGTTCAGAAGGAAAATTGGGAGGACAGGCAAGAGTACGAGGTGTTGGTGGTGTTTGGAAAGATTTGACCGACTCGGTAAACCAAATGGCATCGAACTTAACAGGTCAGGTACGTAATATTGCTGAGGTAACAACGGCGGTAGCGAAAGGCGATTTATCTAAAAAAATTACAGTAAACGTTGCGGGAGAAATTCTGGAACTTAAAAATACCATCAACACCATGGTGGATCAGCTGAACTCCTTTGGTTCTGAGGTAACCCGTGTGGCGCGTGAAGTAGGCTCAGAAGGAAAATTGGGAGGTCAGGCAAAAGTAAAAGGTGTTGGTGGAACATGGAAAGATTTAACCGATTCCGTGAACCAAATGGCATCGAACTTAACCGGTCAGGTGCGTAATATTGCCGAGGTAACAACAGCGGTAGCAAACGGAGATTTATCCAAAAAAATTACAGCTGTCGCCGAAGGGGAAATTCTGGAGTTGAAGAAAACCATTAATACGATGGTGGATCAGCTGAATTCATTTTCATCAGAAGTAACCCGTGTGGCACTTGAGGTAGGAACAGAAGGAAAACTTGGAGGTCAGGCGAAAGTAAAAGGAGTTGGTGGAACGTGGAAAGATTTAACAGATTCCGTGAATCAGATGGCATCCAACTTAACAGGTCAGGTACGTAATATTGCCGAGGTAACAACAGCCGTAGCAAAAGGAGATTTATCACGCCAGATTACCGTAGATACAAAAGGAGAGATTCTGGAACTTAAAAACACCATTAATACGATGGTGGGGCAGCTGAACTCCTTTGCTTCAGAGGTAACGCGTGTGGCAAGAGAGGTTGGTACCGAAGGAAAACTGGGAGGTCAGGCACAAGTAGAAGGTGTTGGTGGAACATGGAAAGATTTAACAGATTCGGTAAACCAAATGGCATCCAACTTAACAGGTCAGGTGCGTAATATTGCCGAAGTAACCACAGCGGTAGCAAAAGGCGATTTATCATTGCAGATTACCGTAGACGTAAAAGGAGAAATCTTAGAGCTTAAAAATACAATTAATACCATGGTGGATCAGCTGCGAGGATTTGCATCTGAGGTAACAAGGGTATCACGTGAGGTAGGAACAGAAGGAAAATTGGGAGGACAGGCGAATGTGCCCGGAGTTGCCGGAACGTGGAAAGATTTAACAGATTCTGTTAACCAGATGGCGGGTAACTTAACCGCTCAGGTACGTAATATTGCCGATGTGGCGATTGCCGTAGCAAACGGAGATATGTCCCGAAAAATTACCGTTGACGTTCGTGGAGAAATTCTTCAATTAAAGGAAACTTTAAATACCATGGTAGATCAGCTTCGTGAGTTTGCATCAGAGGTAACTCGTGTGGCGCGTGAAGTTGGTACCGAAGGAAAATTGGGAGGACAGGCGAATGTACCGGGAGTTGCCGGAACGTGGAAAGATTTAACAGATTCCGTGAATCAAATGGCGGGTAACTTAACGACTCAGGTACGTAATATTGCCGAGGTAACAATTGCCGTAGCAAACGGGGATATGTCGAAAAAAATTACTGCCGACGTTCGTGGAGAGATTCTGCAATTGAAAGAAACCGTAAATACAATGGTGGATCAGCTTCGTGCCTTCGCATCAGAGGTAACTCGTGTGGCGCGTGAGGTTGGTACAGACGGTAAATTGGGCGGACAAGCGTTTGTTCCCGGAGTTGCCGGAACGTGGAAAGATTTAACAGATTCTGTGAACCAGATGGCATCAAACCTAACAGATCAGGTGCGTAATATTGCTGAGGTAACAAAAGCCGTAGCAAATGGTGACCTTTCGAAACCAATTACGGTTGACGTAAAAGGGGAAATTCTGGATTTGAAAAATACCTTTAATACGATGGTGGAACAGCTGAATTCGTTTGCATCCGAGGTAACTCGTGTGGCGCGTGAGGTTGGTACAGAAGGAAAGCTTGGAGGACAATCTGAAGTAAAAGGTGTTGCCGGAACGTGGAAAGATTTAACAGATTCGGTTAACTTAATGGCTTCGAATTTAACGTCGCAAGTACGTGGAATTGCAAAAGTTGTAACATCTGTAGCAAAAGGAAATCTAAAACAAAAATTATCCATTGATGCCAAAGGCGAGGTGGCGCAATTAACAGATACAATCAACGAAATGATTGATACGCTGGCAACCTTCTCAGATCAGGTAACAACCGTGGCGCGTGAGGTTGGAGCAGAAGGAAAATTGGGAGGTCAGGCGAATGTACCGGGAGCTTCGGGAACGTGGAAAAACTTAACAGAAAACGTAAATCAGCTTGCGGCGAATTTAACAACGCAGGTACGTGCGATTTCTGAGGTAGCATCGGCGGTAACGCAGGGAGATTTAACGCGAACTATTGGTGTTGAAGCAAAAGGTGAGGTTGAAGCCTTAAAAGATACGATTAACCAGATGATTTCGAACCTGAAAGCGACAACATTGCGTAATCAGGAACAAGACTGGCTGAAATCGAATTTAGCGAAATTTACCCAAATGCTTCAGGGACAAAAAGAATTAAATTCGGTTACCAAAAAAATCCTTTCGGAGTTGGCAACGGTTGTAACTGCACAACACGGACTTTTCTATATTTTGCAGGAAGATGAAGAATTCATGGATTCTAAACTTAATCTGATTGCATCTTACGCTTATATTAAAAGAAAAAATTCGCCTACGCAATATGCAATGGGAGAAGGACTTATTGGTCAGGTTGCGGTCGAAAAAGAAAGAATTATTCTGAGTAATGTTCCAAAAGATTACATCAAAATCAATTCGGGACTTGGAGACGCAAAACCAAAAGATGTGATCATTTTACCGGTATTGTTTGAGGGACAATTAAAAGCCGTAATCGAACTTGCATCGCTGGATACTTTTAGTGAAACGCATTTAGATTTCCTTGAAGGATTAACAGAAAGTATTGGTATTGTATTGAATACGATCGAATCAAATTCAAGAACCGAAGAATTATTGGTACAATCACAATCATTGGCAGGAGAGTTGAAAAGCCAGCAGGAAGTATTGAAAAATACCAACGAAGAGCTGGAAGAAAAAGCATTCTTGTTAGCAAACCAAAAAGAAGAAGTAGAGCTTAAAAATCAGGAAGTTGAGGTTGCCAGAAAAGCATTGGAAGAAAAAGCAGATCAGCTGACTTTAACCTCTAAATATAAATCAGAATTTTTAGCGAATATGTCGCACGAGTTAAGAACGCCGCTGAACAGTTTACAGATTTTGGCGAACGAATTAATTGCGAACCGCGACGGAAATTTATCTGAAAAACAAATTCAGTTTGCCAAAACGATCAATTCTTGCGGAGATGACCTTATTCAGTTAATTAACGACATTCTGGATTTATCAAAAATCGAATCCGGTTATATTTCTGTAGATTATAATCCGATTAGTTTTGACGAAATCAGTCAGTTTGTGGCTTCGACTTTCAACCCGATTTCGGCTGCAAAACACCTTCGTTTTAATATTATTATGGATGAAAATCTTCCTGAATTGATCGAAACAGATTCACAACGATTAAATCAGATTTTGAAAAATTTACTTTCAAACTCGTTCAAATTCACCGAAAAAGGAGAAGTAAAACTAAAAATTTACAAAGCAAATAACAACTGGAAAACCAACAATATAAGTCTGGAACAGGCAGAAGCCGTGGTTGCTTTCGAAATTTCGGATACGGGAATTGGTATTTCTAAAGAAAAGCAAAACATCATTTTCGAAGCTTTCCAACAAGCCGAAGGTTCTACAAGCCGTAAATATGGTGGTACAGGTTTAGGTTTATCAATTAGCCGCGGACTTTCTGATTTATTAGGAGGAAGTATCGAGCTGGAAAGTGAAACAAATATTGGTAGTAAATTCACCTTATTCCTTCCATTAAAATACGTTCATATTGCCGAAATAGAGAATATTGAGCTAACAGAAGATACAGACGTAAAAGGACGTATTAAATCATTGCCGTCAGAAAGATTTAACAGATCTGATATTGATTTGTTCTTTGTCGATGAGGTTGGGGATGACAGAACGGATATTAAGCCGGACGACAAGGTTTTACTGATTGCAGAAGATAATTTAACTTTTGCAAAAATTATGTTAGAACAGGCGCACAATAACGGAATCAAAGCGATCGTTACTACAAAAGGAAACGATGTTATTGATTTCATCAATCAGTTTCATCCGCATGCGATTACGATGGATTTGAATATGCCGGATACGAGCGGCTGGAAAATTCTTGATCGTTTAAAAACCGATTTTAATTTGCGTCATATTCCGGTTTATATTATTTCCGGCGAAGATGAAAGAAATAAAGGACTTAAACGAGGTGCAAGAAACTTCCTTCTTAAACCGGTAAAAAATGATTCGCTGACACTTTTATTTAATGATATTCACGATTTTAAAAATAAAAAAGTAAAAAATCTTTTGGTTGTTGACGATAATGAAACCGACTTAAACCGAATATTAGATGCGGTTAATGGCGATGATATTGCCGTTTTAAGTGCAAAATCGGCAAAAGAAGCCGTTGCATTAATCAGCGAAAAATCATTTGATTGTATTATCTTAGATTTGGTTTTACCGGATGCAGATGGTTTAGATTTGATAAGCGATTTAGAGAATAATCTTGCCGGTCAGGAAACCGCTATTATTGTACATTCTGCGGGAGATGTAAACAGCAAACAAAGAGCGAGATTAAACCGTTTTGCGCATAGTATTATCTTAAAAAGCAAAGATTCTATAGATGAACTGATCGATCAGACGGCTTTGTTTATGCATCGTGTTCACAAAGAACTTCCGGAAACAATGCGCGAAAGAATTGAATCTTTCTATTTGAAAGAAGATGTATTGCAGAGCAAAAAAGTGCTTTTGGTTGATGATGATGTTCGAAATTTATTTGCATTAACAACAGCTTTAGAACGTTACGGACTTGATGTTATTAGTGCCGAAAGCGGGCAGGAAGCAATCGATATGCTAAATGAAGACGAGGCAATAGATATTGTTTTAATGGATATTATGATGCCTGAAATGGACGGTTATGAAACCATGAAACGTATTAGAAAAGATGAAAGACATAAAGATCTGACTATTATTGCAGTAACAGCAAAAGCGATGAAAGGCGACAGACAAAGATGTATCGAGTCCGGTGCTTCAGATTACATGACAAAACCTGTAAATGTTGAACAATTATCCACGTTAATGCGTGTTTGGCTTAAATAA
- a CDS encoding FAD:protein FMN transferase, with protein sequence MKSKCPTYLKFFATVFLTICCFIANAQILRKRTTLLMGGRFDITIVAKDSLTAENSIDTVIAEITRIENLISDWKPTSQVSEVNRNAGISPVKVDREVFELTQRALQFSKITNGGFDISFAAMDKIWKFDGSMTTMPTEEAIKQSVAKVGYQNIILDSVQSTIFLKLKGMKIGFGALGEGYATDKCRDMMLRQGITAGIVNGSGDMTAWGRQPNGKDWNIGMTNPFDTNKLFAVVPLQDGAVTTSGSYEKYVVLNGKRYSHIINPATGYPSTGLCSVTVFGPNAEKANGFSTSLMVLGKDAGLKLINQYPDYSCVMITDNGKIIKSKNFKIAKFHPKI encoded by the coding sequence ATGAAAAGCAAATGCCCAACATATCTCAAATTTTTCGCAACCGTTTTTTTAACGATATGCTGTTTTATAGCAAATGCACAAATTTTACGCAAAAGAACAACACTCCTTATGGGCGGTCGTTTTGACATTACTATTGTTGCCAAAGATTCTCTAACCGCAGAAAATTCGATAGATACCGTAATTGCAGAAATTACAAGAATAGAAAACCTAATTTCTGACTGGAAACCCACTTCTCAGGTATCTGAAGTAAATCGAAATGCCGGAATTAGTCCCGTAAAAGTAGATCGTGAGGTTTTTGAATTAACACAAAGAGCACTTCAGTTTTCTAAAATTACAAACGGCGGTTTTGATATTAGTTTTGCCGCAATGGATAAAATATGGAAATTTGATGGATCGATGACTACAATGCCAACAGAAGAAGCAATTAAACAATCTGTTGCAAAAGTAGGCTATCAAAATATTATTCTTGACAGCGTTCAGTCGACCATCTTTTTAAAACTAAAAGGAATGAAAATTGGTTTTGGCGCTTTAGGCGAAGGTTACGCAACAGACAAATGCAGAGATATGATGTTGCGCCAGGGCATAACTGCAGGAATTGTAAACGGATCTGGCGATATGACGGCGTGGGGAAGACAGCCTAACGGCAAAGACTGGAATATTGGTATGACAAATCCTTTTGATACTAATAAACTTTTTGCTGTTGTACCGTTACAGGATGGCGCCGTAACAACATCTGGAAGTTATGAAAAATATGTGGTTTTAAACGGAAAACGCTATTCTCACATTATAAATCCTGCAACAGGATATCCGTCTACAGGACTTTGCAGTGTAACTGTTTTTGGACCAAATGCCGAAAAAGCAAACGGTTTTAGCACTTCATTAATGGTTTTAGGCAAAGATGCCGGATTAAAATTAATCAATCAATATCCTGATTATTCCTGTGTTATGATTACGGATAACGGAAAAATCATCAAATCGAAGAATTTTAAAATTGCTAAATTTCATCCTAAAATATAA